A genomic stretch from Hemibagrus wyckioides isolate EC202008001 linkage group LG18, SWU_Hwy_1.0, whole genome shotgun sequence includes:
- the cd8a gene encoding T-cell surface glycoprotein CD8 alpha chain, whose translation MTPILIFLLFVFQGVESDEEILNENQSGSISCSGEHTASIFWLRMRGNGFEYIGTYSKSKKKGTSADENKFTMKENSLEVKNFQQETDSGYYSCVSLNNNVLKFGTMVKLRGEKVQSTAKPKITTVQPVTTKTTAAVTCPQNTKGKKTGNIDVLLACEQYILIPLVAGCGILLLILVITIVYCNRIRTRRCPHHYKRHPRSRPAGHKTLPNPADY comes from the exons atgaCTCCGAttctgatttttcttttatttgtatttcaaG GTGTTGAAAGTGATGAGGAGATTTTAAATGAGAATCAATCTGGGTCCATCTCTTGCTCCGGGGAACATACAGCCTCAATCTTTTGGCTTCGGATGAGAGGAAACGGCTTTGAGTACATTGGGACCTACAGCAAGAGTAAGAAAAAAGGCACATCAGCTGACGAGAATAAATTTACAATGAAAGAGAACTCTCTGGAAGTGAAGAATTTTCAGCAGGAGACGGACAGTGGCTATTACAGCTGCGTGTCCCTCAACAATAACGTGCTGAAGTTCGGCACCATGGTCAAACTGCGCGGAGAGAAAG TCCAGTCAACAGCTAAACCGAAAATAACAACAGTTCAGCCAGTGACCACCAAGACAACTGCTGCAGTGACATGCCCACAGAATACcaaag gGAAAAAGACTGGAAATATAGATGTGCTTTTGGCTTGTGAGCAGTACATCCTCATTCCTTTGGTTGCTGGCTGTGGAATACTGCTCCTGATTCTGGTCATCACCATCGTTTACTGCAATC GTATAAGAACAAGACGATGCCCTCATCATTACAAAAGACA TCCCCGAAGCAGACCAGCGGGCCACAAAACTCTACCCAATCCTGCAGACTATTAG